One Hydrogenophaga crassostreae genomic region harbors:
- a CDS encoding ArsR/SmtB family transcription factor has translation MEQMIGLDAVTEKGRVFELAAELFGVLATPMRLRILSALCDKEKSVSQLLQEIDTTQPNLSQHLNLLYRAGVLAKRKDGTQVIYRVQSEKAVTLCRTVCTQIAIEMDEPSAVPASERLSPRVAS, from the coding sequence ATGGAGCAAATGATCGGTTTGGACGCGGTAACCGAAAAAGGGCGGGTGTTCGAACTTGCCGCCGAACTGTTTGGTGTGCTGGCCACACCGATGCGCCTGCGCATATTGAGTGCCCTGTGCGACAAAGAGAAATCGGTGTCACAGTTGCTGCAAGAAATAGACACCACCCAGCCCAATCTGTCTCAGCATTTGAACCTCCTGTATCGCGCGGGTGTTCTGGCCAAGCGCAAGGACGGAACCCAGGTGATTTACCGCGTCCAGAGCGAAAAGGCAGTCACCCTTTGTCGAACGGTCTGCACCCAGATCGCAATCGAGATGGACGAACCCAGCGCTGTTCCAGCGTCCGAGCGTTTGTCACCTCGCGTCGCATCCTGA